Within Flavobacteriales bacterium, the genomic segment GTGGAGGCCTGCTGTTTGTAAACTGCCATCGGATCTCCTTTTTCGATGAAGTCATTGGTCATTTCTACATATCCATCGCCTAATATGACCCGGGAAAAATTGATGTCGGTATAGGAGCTGATCACTCCAATTAATGCGGCAACTGAAAATAAAATAAATGATATCAACAAATTCCTGCGTGAACGGTATAATTCCAAAGGGAGACTTTCGGTCCAGAAATGTAGCAGCTTGGAAAAGGGTCGACTCTTAATCTTATACAAACTGGAAAATACATTTTGCGCCAGGAAATTTAAATACACCCGCACCGAGCGTTTCGGATAGAAGGTTCTTGCGTAGGATAAGTCTTCCGTAATCTCTACAAAGAGCCGACTGATCTCATCGGGATCTTTCGATTTCTGACGATTCAGGTCCTCAAAGCGTTTCCACTTGTCCTTATTCTGCTGGATGAAGGAAGTCTCTTTCATGCTGGTTTTAAAAATAACAGAAATACAGTCTGAAACTACCAATGGTTGAAAAAAAAACTGACCATTTTTGGGTGTTTTTTTCAATCTTTCTATCGATCTTTTTTTATATTTTCGTACCAATGAAAAACATCGACATTGTTACTTCTCACAATGTGACCATCGAGTACCAACTCGCATCGGTAATGGATCGTTTTCTGGCTTTGCTGATTGATACATCGATATTGGGAGGCTGGGCTTTTTTGGTTTTGATGGTAGCGGCCAACACAGGTAACAGTGATGATTTCGAAACGATTTATCTGTTATTGTTTACGCCGGTTTCGCTATCGTATCATTTGATTTCGGAAATGTTTTTCGGTGGACAAAGCATTGGCAAACGGGCGATGGGGATCAAGGTGGTTCGGCTGAACGGACAAAACCCCACCATGGGCGAATGTTTACTGCGCTGGATTTTCCGAATGGTGGATATTGCCGCAACCGCCGGAGCTCTGGCTGCTTTATTTGCAAGTGCCAGCGATCAGGGTCAACGCCTGGGCGATAAAATTGCCCGCACGGTGGTGATTAAATTAAATCCGCATAGCAGATATACCATCAACGACATTCTATCCATCCGCGATGCCAGTCAGCATACCGAAGCGAAATACCCGCAGGTGACCCGTTTAACGGATGAGGACATGTTATTGATAAAAAATGCGCTGGAGCGGTATAAGTTAAATCCGAATCTGCATCATAAAAAATTATTGGAACAACTTTCTCAAAAAGTAGTGGAAGCATTGGGGATTTCAGAAAACCCAACAGATAAGGTTTCCTTTTTAAGATCCTTGTTGCAGGATTATATTGTTTTGACCCGTTGATATGAGCAAACTATGGATTGTTCCGACTCCTGTCGGAAATTTAGAAGACATCACCTTGCGTGCCATTCGCGTGTTGAAGGAAGCCGATTTAATTTTGGCAGAAGATACGCGGGTAACAGCCAAATTGCTGGCACATTATTCCATCGAAACCCGCATGCAGAGCAACCACTCCCATAACGAACACCGCAATCTGGATTCGCTGGTGGATCGGATTCTTTCCGGTACCACGGTTGCACTGGTAAGTGATGCGGGGACACCCGGTATATCCGACCCCGGATTTTTATTGGTGAGAGCTTGCGTTAAAGAAGGAATTCCGGTGGAAACTTTACCCGGAGCAACAGCCTTTGTTCCGGCATTGGTCAATAGCGGATTTCCCTGTGATCGTTTTGTGTTCGAGGGATTTTTACCGCAAAAAAAAGGAAGAAAAAAACGACTTTCATTTTTAGCTTCCGAAGAGCGTAGCATTGTTTTTTACGAATC encodes:
- a CDS encoding RDD family protein, giving the protein MKNIDIVTSHNVTIEYQLASVMDRFLALLIDTSILGGWAFLVLMVAANTGNSDDFETIYLLLFTPVSLSYHLISEMFFGGQSIGKRAMGIKVVRLNGQNPTMGECLLRWIFRMVDIAATAGALAALFASASDQGQRLGDKIARTVVIKLNPHSRYTINDILSIRDASQHTEAKYPQVTRLTDEDMLLIKNALERYKLNPNLHHKKLLEQLSQKVVEALGISENPTDKVSFLRSLLQDYIVLTR
- the rsmI gene encoding 16S rRNA (cytidine(1402)-2'-O)-methyltransferase; this translates as MSKLWIVPTPVGNLEDITLRAIRVLKEADLILAEDTRVTAKLLAHYSIETRMQSNHSHNEHRNLDSLVDRILSGTTVALVSDAGTPGISDPGFLLVRACVKEGIPVETLPGATAFVPALVNSGFPCDRFVFEGFLPQKKGRKKRLSFLASEERSIVFYESPYRLLKALKELQETFGSDRQAAVCREISKLHEETMRGSLAELVSWAEKKNPKGEMVIVLGAKEKERDAEEDEESDTDADSDR